AACCATATTGGTTTTAAAACTGCTTAAGATTGAGGCAAAACCAAATATGCCCAAACCAGTTCTAAAAGAAAATATACAACTATACCAGATTGGATCATTTTGAAAACCGATTTCATTGCATTATTTAATAAGCCATTCTCCCAAACCGGATTCAAAGTACATCTATACTCAAACGGACAGATCGAAACCGACTGGTTTCACCCAAACAGGTTTCTGGATCGGTTTCGGATCATTGTAGGGTCCGGTTTCTAATCTGGCGCAAACTGATGACCCTTTTTTCCATAGGTTATTACTGTGGAGGAagcggtggtggtgatggtgatggtggaggtGCTGATGGGTTAGAGAGAGATGGGGGAGAAGAAGATGAGGGGGTGAGCCATCTCTTTTTGGTATATTTTTAATgacaagggcattttagtaatttcacatccacttaacaccaaaaaaTAACCCCTATCCGCGCCAGGGACTATCAGGGAACGAAATTACAAATTTGGGGACTATAGCtctaattttagaaagttagggacaaAAGGTGAAAAATGGACATACCAcggggactatccgggcattttttctttcttttttttacaAGGTGTAGTTTTTTACATTAAATGCCTTGATCCAAGACTTTAACTTTATCATAacactttaataattacagagtTGGTCTTAATTGTTGTAATTTTTACATTCGTATGGTTTTTGTCACTAACCTATGTAAGACTTCTCGGCTAAATACGTGTGAAATGACTGAATTACCCTTAAACAACTAAGGAAAAAAATAAGAGATAGGTCCACCCTCGTCTTCTTCCTAAGTCCTCATTCCCCCTGTatctccccctctctctctttctctctctctctctcaaatcctaCCACCATACGACCAAATCTTATCCCCCCTCACTCACTCTATAAGAATCGGTCGGCCACCACCATGGGTGGCAAAGCCGGCGGTGGCGCAGGTGAGGGCAACAACATCGGCGGGGATAACAGTCGCGGTGGTGGCTGGCCATCTAAGTCGTGCCCGGGTTTTGATGAGTGATTTTTCATGACTAAAACGACAACGGTTTTATCCATTGCGGAAACAGAGACCCGCTGAATTGTTGAAGTTGTGCGGCTTTAATTACCTGATTCAATCTTTATTTCCAAATACAAGTTAACAAGAACCATAGGCGAAAGCAGAAGTTATTGAATCTTGATTGACCAATGAAATTACCCAAAGCCTTGAAGCATAAGTATATAGTTGACTTTGTGGATTACTTTTTTAATAGCTGTTGATACACTATGTCTGCGGTCTATGTCATCGAGTCGTGTCgagtaggggtgtgcacggttcggttcggttcggtttttgggtaaaACCAAATTCGTAACCGAAAGTTcggtttttggtttttaaaaaccgttcggtttcggtttttcggtttcggttttagcaacggtttggtttttcggtttttgaaacaaattatgtaagattcaaagCTTAAAAGTATAATTCAAAGTTTAAGAATCTTTCTTGAATGTAAGTTAATATATTTAgtcttttaaatttatattattcacataaacctaaccttctaatatattttaatgtttctccaaagtttttgttaagacgttctcttttataatactttgaaaaccATTTAACTTTTATATTAAACTTTCTTAGTTCTTGTAAACAATGAATAATtttaatgataaataaacatggtaatgttcttattataaatatttaacaaacaagaataaaattaataattcttaGTAGCATGggtaaacacttaaacaatttaaacataaaaatatatagatACGGTATACTACTAAAACTTATCGGTTCGGTtattttcggttattgaaaatgattatccgaaaaccgaaccgaaattttcggttattaaaaatccaaaaaccgaACCGTTGGTTTTGTTTCGTTCCGTTTTTTCGATCCAgatttttcggttatttcggttacggttcggttatttcggttttctgctcaccctACTGTCGAGTATGTAATAGGACAAAATGTTAGATTATGTTTTGGTTGTAAAGTTACATCTGTACAGAGGTACACATCCGTGCAAATGTAAGCTAGTCCGCACGGATGTGATACGTTCGTACGGAGGTGCCTAGGTCCGCACGAAGGTGATTCGTTGTAGTATAAATTGACGTGATGACTTGGGGTTAATCAGATTTTGCACAACTGACAGCGAAGCTTTGTCAGATTATTTTTAAGATTGTAATTGTTGATGAATTAAcgaaaacattgaaaaattaactaATCTTGTTATGTCACCAAATCAAATTGGATTATGCACTCTTTGACTAGGTTATGATGAATTAACGAGaacattgaaaaattaactaATCTTGTTATGTCACCAAATCAAATTGGATTCTGCACTCATTGACTAGGTTATAGATATTACCTGAGCTAAATGTACATGGATAACGGTCAGGCTAATATCTCTGAGACATTTAACAAGATTCAAACAATGAAGATCTCTTTCTACTATTTTTTTTACTCATTTTCTTCATTTCTCATAAATTTAACCGTCAAAATGGACTGATTTTTCGAGTATTATAGTAAACACGTTTTTAACAATGCCTCTGAAAATTCAGCATAAAATTCAATCAGAATCATGTTAAAATTGGCAAAAAGACTTGGTTAATTGATGTGGGTCCTACGAAAAGAGGCGAGTCAATGACAACAAAGGCCACGACTCAGGTGACCCTCAACCCGTTTAGACTCTTATTAAGTGGTCTAGAACACTGTGTCAAGCACACGATGACGTGGACAGCGAAGTGAAGTGACGCTAATGTTGTGTCCTTTCGTTGTTACTATTACTATGTGTCGCCGATCAACATGATTTCAAAACAACAGCTACCAAACAGTATGCTTACCTGAAAACTAAATGACATTAATAGCTAACTTCCTCGCCTCTACATACCCGAGACCTCAACGACCATAGCAACAACACCCTTGTATTTCAATACCTTAAAAGGTAAGAATTTAGAAAACACAAACCACAGACAACATTATCATAATTGCAGCCCTAAACCAATATCATAGCTGCTGCAATAAAAGAAATTCGAAGTACATTACATGGAAATAAAAACCTTAAGATGCCCAAACAGAAATACAACAGCAAAAGCGTTTCCTGCTGCTGCCAATGATGGTGTACGAGTTTACTTGGGGCCAATGTCCTTAAGAGCACAAATCTGCTCCTCCCCCATCGCTGACATCACACTCACCACCAGGTCCTTACCCTCTGCAAATCCATCCTTGATCTACAAAATAACCATAACAAAGTCAGCTTCCGGAAAATACAATACAGATCCTATCTCAAAAACATGTTGACAAACCATTAATTAAATATGAAACAATTCATGTGGTCGCAGCATCTTGTTATGAGAGAGATTACAGTCTCAATCAAGATAGATGATTTGACAGATTTCGAGAATAATGAACCCAAACACCAACCATAAAGTTATTTGTGTCAATGACATCAAGAACATAACATGTAACCCATTTATCTAAACAGGCCAAACGGGTTGTAATCAGGTTAAATGGATTATAAACAGAATGGCAAGTTGTAATGAATGGGGTAGCAAAAGGATGGCGAGTTGACTTTGTAGAATGCTTTTTCCACTCTTGAACTTTAAACAGGTTGACGAGTCAAAACTGTTTAATTAAAAGGGTTTCGGCCTTTTTATTAATTAAGCGGGTTATAAATGACAACCCGAAACCGGTATACTTTCATACTGTTTCTTAGTTCGTGTCAGAAACTGCCACCCCAAAACCTATATATTTCTCCACAATCCTCATTATCAACAAATCGATGTCCACTGATTTAAATACGTTGACACATTGCACATATTTGGTGGCACGAGTCAAAAATGCAATTTTCCTAAAACCAAGAAAATAATTCTTTTTAAACCAATAGAGAAGGATAATTGAACCTTTAATGCCTTTACAAACACACTTAGTTCTCATACTTTGTCTTTTAAGAACTGAAGAATGAAATTTTTACTtcaaaagacaacaattttaatgtGGGAAAAAATAGTCGAACAACAGAAATATCTATGGCTAAAGttcataacatttttttttttttttttttttgtaattttttccaAAATAAAGCATATGGTTATCGACTTAGTAATACAACAGAACATCATATATATAACAACCCCGTAAGAATTAACATAATGAAGCTGATGTATCGCATGAGCATGACATACCTGTGTCAGGAGAGCATCATCAGTTGGGAGCTTCAGATCATCCTTAGTGTTGCCATTTTCAGTCAACAAACTCACCTGAGATAATATAATAATCATAAatgttaaataataataagggcAGAATCTTAAGTATTACTAATAAAATAATTCAAAACAGATAGAATCGTACAAATCCATCCTCAGAAATATCAATTAGCTGGTAGTCAGTACGACTGACATGAGGAACCTACAAAACATATAGAATAAAAGAAGCGTTAAATTCAAGAAACGGGATAAAACTGTAAAGAAAAAAACAGAACAACAGAGATTAATTACATCACAGTTATGGGACGAGGGCACAATATCTTCAAGCTTTTTCCCATTAAAGATGTCAATTGCAACAAAGTGACACTTAGCATGACCGTGCTTGCCAGTCTTGGAGGTGGAAACTTCTACAACCTGTTACAATTCAATCACATATTCTGAGAGGATAAGTTCGACTTCACAACACATAAGTCCACGTATATCATAAATCCTTAACATCTTTAATTAATACAAATTTAATCACAGGAACAAGCAAAGCACAATGACCCTTTAACATGTTAGTTAATTTATGTATGAAACCAATATATATTATTGTTCAGGAGCATAATATTGAAAcacaaatcaaaatcaaaaactaaTAATTCACTTGTAGGGCGGTGCATCCGATTCGAGTTTTCTACAGTAACCCCTCGAAAGCACAAGCTGCGACTCAGTGAGTGTTACAATAATAATACTTTTTTAGGTTAACTAAAAAACAGTTATGTTCAAACTTCAAAGCACAAAAGTATAGATCTTTATCCCAATTTCTCTGTAATAATATCTCCTAGTCTCATCTTGTGTTGTACAGTACAAGCAATTAATGCACATCTATCTGAACTGAACTGAACTGAACAAAACAAACAAGACACTACTGAATATCCAAATTCAAACCAACAGATCTAGGTCAAACATCATATAACAAACCAATAATTACATACACAAATCACATAACAACAAGACAATAATGATAATCGAATATTAAAAAGTAGTAAACCTTGCAAGCACGATTCTTGATGACGATGTGGCCGCCTTTGCGGATGGTACCGGCTTGCTGAGGGTAGGTTTTGGAAGCACCTGCATCGGCCTTTGATTCAAACTGATGCTCTTCGTCCGACATACTTAGCTTTTCAAGGTGTAGGGATCCAACTGAAGAGCTGACTGCAGAGGCGTAGATGATATGTTATGTGTGTGTATCGAGGGTTTACTATGCGGGTGTGGGCGGTCCGGATATCTATTAGCCGAGTTGAGTTGAGTGACTCGGCCACGTGCATAGCATGCCCAACCATGTTTTAAAAAGTTATCACTTGGGTTGAAATGTTGTTGAATCACTAAATAAATTGCATGTTTTTGTTGTGTTTAGGATTCTTCTAACTTTTACCAAACTATAGTTTTAATCACTAGTTAGACTTCCTATGTTTTGTTGTGGGTATTCgattgctatggtttgatatgttatagtATTGGTATGATTTTGATACTCGGTATATTAGTCAAAAGAAATATGTCTAAGATTATATCAACACATGTTTTACATTTATCGGAAATCAAAAACTAAATACTGGTACTGATGTTGTTCGGCTAGTATTTGTTCGGTTACTGACATTCGATATAGCTTACGGTTAGAAAAAGTACTTTAGTGCGATACGTCAAGAAAACTATAAGAGCAAAGAATGTACTGCTACTAATGTTGTTTGGATGGTGTCGATTGGGTTCGTCGCATAAAGAACAAGAAAACAACTATACTTGACCAATTCATATTAAACTTTAATTGAATGATATATAAAGAATAAGCACGGCGCAAGGGTATATTCGAAATTATATAAAATCAAATATTATATTACTAGGTTAAGCACCCGTGTGATACACGGGCTAAATGATGTAACATACTATAAACGGTAAGGTAAGAAAATGTAAAACTAATTGAGTAACGTAATAAAGATTACAACTTAACAAAAAAACCAACCATATAATCCAAGTCTAAATAATGTGAAAAGGACTAAGCAAAATAAAACAAAGTCAATATTTAGAAAAATCCGTAACAAAATGCAACGATCCCGTTCAACATCTTATAACAGTCGAAGTGAGTTCTAATATACTTTTAGATTCGAAAAACATAAACTCCAATTCGTCCAAAGCTACCAGCTGCAAATTTCAACAACTTTCTTCAAACCTTTAAGATTGTATCTTGGATTACCCTTTAAGATATCCATTCTAATATCAACACGTCACTGATGACCATCCTTGTCCTTCACTATTAATTGAAGCATTTTATCTAAACCATTTTTAATAATCTATGTTAAAAGAAAATAAGAATTAAAATTAGaacaagaaaataaaagtaaatgaaTATGAAATATAAAAAATGGAAGGGTTACAAAATTGTTTTAAATGGCACGCTAAGGAAAACACCGGCATTTTCTTGCTTGATATTATTATGGACAACATCAACAACCATAATATCATCACACGGTTCATCATTAGAAACTTGAATGATATCAAGGGCAACTTGTTGCATAACCTGATCAACTAATCTTGTGGAGGACAAACCAAATCCTCACAAGAATTAAAAACTGTCATCTCAAACTTTAAAGCATAAAGTAAATCAAATATAATAAAATGTCCATCAATTATTGACATATCTGGTGTTTGATACCACTCCAACCATTAGTGATGTAAACTTCTTCACCATTTTTTTCAAAACGAACATACCACGTGTGATTAGGAACTTAGGTTATCATGATTGGGTTacattttacaaaaacttcatgaattcacaccaacttttgttgacaattttccaaaacttacatgtatttcagggaactaagtggatgTACGCGCGGTCTCTTTGCTCAAGGATTTCGTTTATCTTACAAGTTATTATGTGTCGATGCTCCGTTGCCACTTTTGTAGGATTTGTTTGTTATATACCGCCTCCTTGCGGAGATGTAGTGAACAAAACCTTGATCTTTGTTAtgaaatgaagttgtaaacttttcaaaCAATTATCTTATATTGTGTTGTAAGCTTTAAACTTAACTTTTGTTTTGGATGTTAAACTATCAATGGCAATTTGGAGTTATTTTATATTCATGTAGAATGTTTACTTATCGtgtgcaatgagaacctttcagatcacacctcgtgcttccgcctttgaaaggggtgtgacatcatTGACTTATTGGTTTTCCCCACTACATAAATTAATCCAAACATTTttttgaaaactttttttttataagtCATAAGTTACTAAGGCGGTGTTTATTTTTTCAGATGTAAAAAGTCTGCAGTCTGCGGATCACATCTGCAAAcgtctgcaggagaagaggtggaccaaatgtctacGGAGTGTAATAAAAAGAGTGTTTGATTATCTCACCTCTTTACCCCTTCCTCTGCTCACAGtttctccaccaccaccactcctcGATCACCCATCCTCCTCCGCTTACCCCGCCACCAAAACCCCAGAACAATAACAATACTTCAGAATCTTCATCTATCTGTTTTACTTATAGATCCAAACAGTTAGGGTTTCCATCTCATTCAAATCATGTCAGATCACGAAGATCACAAATCTGAGTCGTTGATGGAGAAAATATCGGAGAAAGTACAGATCTCAAGAAtgattcttcctcatcatcagattcagatgaCGATAACAATATTTCAGCGATTAAGTGAAAGTGAAGATCTGAAGAGGTGTCTGGTGGTGCGGTCTAGGGTTTACTGCTTCAAGTAAAGAACGATAACTGCGGTGGAGGTTCTTGACGGTAACTGGGTTTTGCTGTAAACACAGTTCTTATCCTTTATTTTTGGTATATGACCGGGGTTTGAGATTAGGAGGAGAGGGGTGGAGAGAGGGTTGAAAGAGGTTGGAAGAGGTGGGAAGACATTGGACCACGTCTGTGTGGGGAAGAGGACGCGCTGAGGTTTGAAGacatttttttaatgaaatgtcttctaAAAACAAACGGTCTGCAGAGCTAAACGCCTGCGCGTGGTCTGCACGACGCAGACATAAGAGGTCAGAAgagatttttctaaaaaaactaACACCCCCTAAATCATTTTGATAAAAGTCCTTTTTGAGTGAAATAAACAATCCCAGACACCTACTAAAATTCAATTTCTTTTTTTAATCATAAAAGCATATGTAATGGTCAAGCCCCATAAACTCCATAGATGTGAGGTTATACGACTCGTGGCAAATGTGTAAGGGGGTAGGGGCGCAGGGGCGCTCCACTAGTGATGGAATTTCATCACTcataacatccaatcaagtttcgcaacgtcatcgagctttattccatcactagtgatggattttagtggaaatgcccatTACTAATgatggttttttttatttattgaattataaataaacaataaaacaataaaattaaacattcattaaaataaaaaacaatatttctaAAACAATAAAGTTATGCGGATATCGAATCTCTGCCACCCACTTTCCCCAATTCCTCTGTATAACTCCAGGGTGTTGAGTTTTCTCCAgttaagaccgtggggtatggtggggtggggtgtaacaacccgcactttcgtgcgttatTACTACTCGATATACTCCTTACGCCTAGCACCaaagattcggatcataatgtacccACATCAGTTACATCGCTATATCGCAATATTTTAGCATATTTCCACACATATTATCACTATCACATCACGTTAcacttgctgacaaccacgaagatgtcaAGTGAGGATCAATTCTATCCTCCTTGATAGTCGTAATGTGTCGCAGTGCAACTCATTACTAAAATACATCTAACGTTCACGATGGCATTGAGAAAGggcctattctaccctcctcgatgaccgTGAAGCGTCGAAAGGAAATCGAATACTCGAAACGAAACTCAGTTAATGTATCCCAACATGGAAATATAGATATGTAAATATGACTCAGTGTAgcaaattataataaatatatgaaatatggatgagaatgtgtaaccaaactatcgcaacgcttaacgaTCGAAACGGAACGCCAAAACTTAGTTTGCCGAAGGCATCTGATCgaatggcagttcgatcggatggccatccgatcggacagctagCTGATCGGATAGCCAGctgatcggacagccatccgatcggatggtcgtccgatccACAGCACCACTTCACCTCCCTTCTCCTCTTTGCTTATAACTACCCCTCAGTCACATTAAGAACACTTGATGTGACTGTTGTTGTTCGGCCAGGCGCTCCAACCCCtttatctctcgatttctcgcgattcttgtaagttttcaactcaaatcttgtacttctttgatctacatgcactcctccacctttctatcttttaaatctcaacttttaaccgtgaaatcaacggatttgaggtgttctaggg
This genomic stretch from Helianthus annuus cultivar XRQ/B chromosome 8, HanXRQr2.0-SUNRISE, whole genome shotgun sequence harbors:
- the LOC110911792 gene encoding eukaryotic translation initiation factor 5A; translation: MSDEEHQFESKADAGASKTYPQQAGTIRKGGHIVIKNRACKVVEVSTSKTGKHGHAKCHFVAIDIFNGKKLEDIVPSSHNCDVPHVSRTDYQLIDISEDGFVSLLTENGNTKDDLKLPTDDALLTQIKDGFAEGKDLVVSVMSAMGEEQICALKDIGPK